A single region of the Oncorhynchus keta strain PuntledgeMale-10-30-2019 chromosome 4, Oket_V2, whole genome shotgun sequence genome encodes:
- the LOC118375140 gene encoding LON peptidase N-terminal domain and RING finger protein 3-like isoform X1 encodes MGTNSTDCMLLLAAEAFQSKNFGLAADIYECQLLHLCDPSTQQHLLVKRADALAFAGKLTDAFEIYRKAAEIDRLRPVHLDNLIEYLSNSIKIQDGTDSQNNRQETHSDCVGYDAFTCKICYGFLYEPVTLPCGHCFCKKCLDREKMPVCCKECNDSRHTKLNDVDNYRVNVVLSNLLLKWFPSQLLAVNLRREGNGLYSDKIMDAALEKYNEAIQIAPRDHVLYSNRSQINSSLRNYEDALHDAEMACKLMPLWSKGHIRKAHALVCLGKCEEALREYLVVITLDPESKLAKRKAQKILSDLLAPVTDKVHNRILDCTSLLSSRNKIKGGILNTSTSSCNTTTSSKSYNEYKNIASHEKLTSSPSLSEPKTGGLFEMMACGEKKGEDQVDLNVCHPTVIDRSVFLKRKRSSSEDSQVDSSDTCKRSKSEVTQNEEVTSWSAVLSDLIDPADLECSLCMRLFYEPVTTPCGHTFCLKCLERCLDHNPKCPLCKMELEEYLAESKYNKTVLMENLICKYLPNELMDRQKVNAEEIADLSNLNKNVPIFVCTMAFPTVPCPLHIFEPCYRLMIRRCMEMGTKQFGMCLSDNLKGFADYGSLLEIRNVEFFADGRSVVDTIGIRRFKVIKHHQRDGYNTADIEYLEDVKVEVVAEKELQSLHDAVYDQALIWVNSLKEEQKERIVEHFGRMPEKDSEPQASANGPSWCWWLLAVLPLEGRAQLPFLALTSLKDRLSGIRRVLLFMSRNRSSR; translated from the exons ATGGGAACGAATAGTACCGATTGTATGCTGCTTCTTGCGGCAGAAGCGTTTCAATCTAAAAACTTCGGGCTCGCGGCGGACATATACGAATGCCAACTGCTGCACCTCTGCGACCCTAGTACACAGCAACATCTCTTGGTGAAACGGGCCGATGCCCTGGCATTCGCTGGTAAATTGACCGATGCTTTCGAGATCTATCGAAAAGCGGCAGAAATCGACAGACTACGACCAGTCCATCTGGATAATCTTATTGAATATCTCTCTAACAGTATTAAAATACAAGATGGGACAGACAGTCAAAACAACAGACAGGAGACACACTCTGATTGCGTTGGATATGATGCATTTACCTGCAAAATATGTTATGGATTTCTATACGAGCCTGTTACCTTGCCTTGTGGACACTGCTTTTGCAAAAAGTGCCTGGACAGAGAAAAAATGCCTGTCTGCTGCAAAGAATGTAATGACAGTCGGCACACCAAACTCAATGATGTGGACAATTATAGAGTTAATGTTGTTCTTAGTAACTTGTTGTTAAAGTGGTTTCCAAGTCAATTACTTGCTGTTAATCTGAGACGTGAGGGGAATGGACTATATTCAGATAAAATAATGGATGCTGCTTTGGAAAAATACAACGAAGCAATACAAATAG CTCCAAGGGACCATGTGCTGTACAGCAACCGATCACAGATCAATTCCAGTCTGAGGAATTACGAGGATGCACTTCATGATGCAGAGATGGCATGCAAACTCATGCCTCTTTGGTCAAAG GGACATATTAGAAAAGCACACGCTTTAGTCTGTCTTGGGAAATGTGAAGAAGCGTTAAGAGAGTACCTGGTCGTCATTACATTAGATCCTGAAAGTAAACTGGCAAAAAGAAAGGCGCAAAAGATTCTGAGTGATCTTCTGGCCCCTGTCACTGATAAAGTACACAACAGAATCCTGGATTGCACAAGTCTACTGTCTTCCAGAAATAAAATCAAAGGTGGCATCCTGAACACCTCAACCTCAAGCTGCAACACCACCACTTCCTCCAAGTCTTACAAT GAGTACAAGAATATTGCCTCTCATGAGAAGTTGACATCATCACCTTCGCTGAGTGAACCTAAGACAGGCGGCTTATTTGAGATGATGGCATGCGGCGAAAAGAAAGGAGAAGATCAGGTGGACCTGAATGTCTGCCATCCCACCGTCATTGACAGGAGCGTCTTCCTCAAACGCAAACGTAGCTCATCCGAGGATAGCCAAGTGGACAGTAGCGACACCTGCAAGCGCTCCAAATCTG AAGTGACCCAGAATGAAGAGGTGACTTCCTGGAGTGCAGTGCTTTCTGACCTCATAGACCCGGCTGACCTGGAGTGTTCTCTTTGTATGAG GCTCTTTTATGAACCAGTCACCACTCCTTGCGGCCACACCTTTTGTCTGAAATGCCTCGAGCGATGCCTGGACCACAACCCCAAGTGTCCCCTCTGCAAGATGGAGCTGGAAGAGTATCTGGCAGAAAGTAAATACAACAAGACTGTCTTGATGGAGAACCTCATCTGCAAGTATCTGCCAAATGAGCTCATGGACAGACAGAAAGTCAACGCAGAGGAGATTGCAGATTTATCCAA CCTAAACAAGAACGTGCCTATATTTGTTTGCACCATGGCCTTCCCCACCGTTCCATGTCCTCTTCACATCTTTGAGCCCTGCTACCGGCTGATGATCCGCAGGTGTATGGAGATGGGTACCAAGCAGTTTGGAATGTGCCTCAGCGATAACCTCAAAGG ATTTGCCGATTACGGTAGCCTCCTGGAGATCCGAAACGTGGAATTCTTTGCAGATGGCCGCTCCGTTGTGGACACCATTGGGATAAGAAGGTTCAAGGTCATTAAGCACCACCAGAGAGATGGATACAacacagcagacattgaataCCTGGAAGACGTTAAG GTGGAGGTTGTGGCAGAGAAGGAGCTGCAGAGTCTCCATGATGCAGTATACGACCAGGCCTTAATCTGGGTCAACTCCCTGAAAGAAGAACAAAAGGAGAGGATCGTGGAGCACTTTGGGCGCATGCCAGAGAAAGACTCTGAGCCACAG gcCAGTGCCAATGGGCCATCCTGGTGCTGGTGGCTGCTGGCAGTCCTTCCCCTGGAGGGTCGAGCCCAGCTGCCCTTCCTGGCCCTGACGTCCCTGAAGGACCGACTCAGTGGTATCCGCAGAGTACTCCTATTCATGTCCCGCAACCGCTCCTCTCGATGA
- the LOC118375140 gene encoding LON peptidase N-terminal domain and RING finger protein 3-like isoform X2, giving the protein MACKLMPLWSKGHIRKAHALVCLGKCEEALREYLVVITLDPESKLAKRKAQKILSDLLAPVTDKVHNRILDCTSLLSSRNKIKGGILNTSTSSCNTTTSSKSYNEYKNIASHEKLTSSPSLSEPKTGGLFEMMACGEKKGEDQVDLNVCHPTVIDRSVFLKRKRSSSEDSQVDSSDTCKRSKSEVTQNEEVTSWSAVLSDLIDPADLECSLCMRLFYEPVTTPCGHTFCLKCLERCLDHNPKCPLCKMELEEYLAESKYNKTVLMENLICKYLPNELMDRQKVNAEEIADLSNLNKNVPIFVCTMAFPTVPCPLHIFEPCYRLMIRRCMEMGTKQFGMCLSDNLKGFADYGSLLEIRNVEFFADGRSVVDTIGIRRFKVIKHHQRDGYNTADIEYLEDVKVEVVAEKELQSLHDAVYDQALIWVNSLKEEQKERIVEHFGRMPEKDSEPQASANGPSWCWWLLAVLPLEGRAQLPFLALTSLKDRLSGIRRVLLFMSRNRSSR; this is encoded by the exons ATGGCATGCAAACTCATGCCTCTTTGGTCAAAG GGACATATTAGAAAAGCACACGCTTTAGTCTGTCTTGGGAAATGTGAAGAAGCGTTAAGAGAGTACCTGGTCGTCATTACATTAGATCCTGAAAGTAAACTGGCAAAAAGAAAGGCGCAAAAGATTCTGAGTGATCTTCTGGCCCCTGTCACTGATAAAGTACACAACAGAATCCTGGATTGCACAAGTCTACTGTCTTCCAGAAATAAAATCAAAGGTGGCATCCTGAACACCTCAACCTCAAGCTGCAACACCACCACTTCCTCCAAGTCTTACAAT GAGTACAAGAATATTGCCTCTCATGAGAAGTTGACATCATCACCTTCGCTGAGTGAACCTAAGACAGGCGGCTTATTTGAGATGATGGCATGCGGCGAAAAGAAAGGAGAAGATCAGGTGGACCTGAATGTCTGCCATCCCACCGTCATTGACAGGAGCGTCTTCCTCAAACGCAAACGTAGCTCATCCGAGGATAGCCAAGTGGACAGTAGCGACACCTGCAAGCGCTCCAAATCTG AAGTGACCCAGAATGAAGAGGTGACTTCCTGGAGTGCAGTGCTTTCTGACCTCATAGACCCGGCTGACCTGGAGTGTTCTCTTTGTATGAG GCTCTTTTATGAACCAGTCACCACTCCTTGCGGCCACACCTTTTGTCTGAAATGCCTCGAGCGATGCCTGGACCACAACCCCAAGTGTCCCCTCTGCAAGATGGAGCTGGAAGAGTATCTGGCAGAAAGTAAATACAACAAGACTGTCTTGATGGAGAACCTCATCTGCAAGTATCTGCCAAATGAGCTCATGGACAGACAGAAAGTCAACGCAGAGGAGATTGCAGATTTATCCAA CCTAAACAAGAACGTGCCTATATTTGTTTGCACCATGGCCTTCCCCACCGTTCCATGTCCTCTTCACATCTTTGAGCCCTGCTACCGGCTGATGATCCGCAGGTGTATGGAGATGGGTACCAAGCAGTTTGGAATGTGCCTCAGCGATAACCTCAAAGG ATTTGCCGATTACGGTAGCCTCCTGGAGATCCGAAACGTGGAATTCTTTGCAGATGGCCGCTCCGTTGTGGACACCATTGGGATAAGAAGGTTCAAGGTCATTAAGCACCACCAGAGAGATGGATACAacacagcagacattgaataCCTGGAAGACGTTAAG GTGGAGGTTGTGGCAGAGAAGGAGCTGCAGAGTCTCCATGATGCAGTATACGACCAGGCCTTAATCTGGGTCAACTCCCTGAAAGAAGAACAAAAGGAGAGGATCGTGGAGCACTTTGGGCGCATGCCAGAGAAAGACTCTGAGCCACAG gcCAGTGCCAATGGGCCATCCTGGTGCTGGTGGCTGCTGGCAGTCCTTCCCCTGGAGGGTCGAGCCCAGCTGCCCTTCCTGGCCCTGACGTCCCTGAAGGACCGACTCAGTGGTATCCGCAGAGTACTCCTATTCATGTCCCGCAACCGCTCCTCTCGATGA